A genomic window from Salvia hispanica cultivar TCC Black 2014 chromosome 5, UniMelb_Shisp_WGS_1.0, whole genome shotgun sequence includes:
- the LOC125186041 gene encoding uncharacterized lipoprotein syc1174_c-like, with the protein MTSLGLGRSFPAGVGRRLGRLPQNSATPMRISCSTFLLPNKFKRTYTSVMIVPTGVGAAIGGYAGDALPVARALASVVDCLISHPNVLNAAMLYWPMPNVIYVEGYALDRFAQGLWALEPVHQNKVGLVLDYGIEEDLRLGHLQVVDATRASLGLPVVEYTVTDAALQVEKWVDLKTGKSTGRINRPDSLLRAVETLVERSGVNAIAVVARFPDDDDDDDDDLDKYRQGKGVDVLAGVEAVISQRAHIYAPNQLRKSAPQYSLSGDSRNGIVGGDVDSVILPIDACGGDAALAFGDNGVVCFSRLYLWLNRMRLC; encoded by the exons ATGACGAGCCTTGGTCTTGGCCGTTCATTTCCTGCCGGCGTTGGCCGGAGATTAGGGCGGCTTCCGCAGAATTCAGCCACCCCCATGAGAATCTCATGTTCGACCTTTCTTCTCCCTAATAAG TTTAAAAGGACGTACACTAGTGTGATGATAGTGCCAACTGGAGTAGGAGCGGCCATTGGCGGCTACGCCGGAGATGCTTTGCCAGTAGCTCGAGCTCTGGCCTCTGTTGTCGACTGCCTCATCTCTCATCCCAAT GTTCTTAATGCAGCAATGCTTTACTGGCCAATGCCAAATGTGATATATGTTGAGGGCTATGCACTGGATCGATTTGCTCAAGGCCTTTGGGCACTGGAACCAGTTCATCAGAATAAG GTGGGGCTAGTTCTTGATTATGGGATAGAGGAAGATCTTCGCCTTGGTCATTTGCAGGTGGTGGATGCAACAAGGGCTTCTCTTGGTCTGCCTGTTGTAGAATATACTGTCACAGATGCTGCACTACAG GTGGAAAAGTGGGTTGACCTGAAAACTGGAAAGTCTACTGGTAGGATAAACCGTCCTGATTCCCTATTGAGGGCTGTGGAGACGTTGGTGGAAAGGAGTGGCGTGAATGCCATAGCAGTTGTAGCTCGCTTCccagatgatgatgatgacgatgaCGATGATCTAGACAAGTATCGGCAAGGAAAG GGAGTTGATGTTTTGGCAGGCGTAGAAGCGGTGATAAGTCAGCGAGCCCACATTTATGCCCCAAATCAGCTGCGGAAGAG CGCCCCGCAGTACTCGTTATCAGGGGATTCGAGGAATGGTATAGTAGGTGGTGACGTGGACAGTGTGATTCTGCCGATTGATGCTTGTGGAGGAGACGCAGCTCTCGCGTTTGGTGATAATGGTGTTGTTTGTTTCAGCCGCTTATACTTGTGGTTGAATAGAATGAGACTGTGCTGA
- the LOC125189021 gene encoding uncharacterized protein LOC125189021: MSISAAIHRTLFKDKDGGGGGSGGSGALSAIIRHRFLSFLIWQSLQSTLILFLSKTLLLSPFTKYPFSPIFLSLLYFLCFHLSLFVFSVSLFFVSSPHPLQFASPLEISLSFIHLIFVSGGEQSLLRTRVRVSLSFVLFVCLCAVAGAVSAISVCWGCDAYYDADSGSIRVGVLGFRGFVIGLIYGLHYVYKQRWVFRFPIIQRPPFFSYKMGLPLSIRQALRFSAVGFALSGILSFFLPNEYKSQGSVGKFVVEQIVFYLGSFVVVLCWELSHHVHQVLHTKRFVFAPPKGSAAAETNPSEPLLATIEESTPNSLLQYLAYLDLCMVCENSVDSWRRAAFFEETGETYRRVIAACLRPLEHFTLKLAEGLECSSADKSMQLSDQLTSPTERLAVLKLNVSFFDAQLCAWCARVVASLTSRSRKEDKFGVAQLSGSNAAVISTLLSSLLAVEALMGKKTNVQSAHLMGPAGIKWATVNTGRRESTAGAMGKIRGSPLYAKAYSMADILKTSIYCIASAFQNEMLGSGKAGLLEKEWIISSKPLYGTQELLLHKLRLFLDHQAN, from the exons ATGTCAATCTCCGCCGCCATCCACCGCACTCTCTTCAAAGACAaggacggcggcggcggtggcagTGGAGGCAGTGGAGCTCTCTCCGCCATCATCAGGCACCGCTTCCTCAGCTTCTTAATTTGGCAATCGCTCCAATCAACCCTCATACTCTTCCTCTCCAAAACCCTTCTTCTTTCCCCCTTTACTAAGTACCCATTTTCCCCCATTTTTCTATCCCTACTCTACTTCCTTTGCTTCCACTTGTCTCTCTTCGTATTCTCCGTCTCCCTCTTCTTCGTTTCTTCTCCGCATCCTCTGCAGTTCGCCTCCCCTCTCGAAATCTCGCTTTCGTTTATTCACCTAATATTTGTTTCCGGAGGGGAGCAGAGCTTGCTGAGGACGAGGGTCAGAGTGTCGTTGAGCTTCGTTCTGTTTGTGTGCCTCTGTGCTGTGGCCGGCGCGGTTTCGGCGATTTCTGTGTGCTGGGGCTGTGATGCTTATTATGATGCTGATTCGGGTTCGATTAGGGTTGGTGTTTTGGGGTTTAGGGGTTTCGTGATCGGATTGATTTATGGCTTGCATTATGTGTATAAGCAACGGTGGGTTTTCAGGTTTCCGATAATTCAG CGCCCTCCGTTCTTCAGCTACAAAATGGGGCTTCCCTTGTCTATTAGACAGGCTTTAAGGTTTTCTGCTGTTGGCTTTGCACTATCTGggatactatcttttttcctGCCTAATGAGTACAAGAGTCAAGGTTCAGTTGgaaagtttgttgttgagCAGATTGTGTTTTATCTTGGGAGTTTTGTAGTAGTTCTTTGCTGGGAACTAAGCCACCATGTGCATCAG GTTCTGCATACCAAGAGATTTGTATTTGCGCCCCCAAAAGGATCAGCAGCAGCAGAAACAAATCCAAGTGAGCCGCTCCTGGCCACAATTGAAGAAAGCACCCCTAATTCACTTTTGCAATATCTTGCTTATCTTGATCTCTGCATGGTGTGTGAAAATAGTGTTGATTCATGGCGCCGAGCTGCCTTCTTTGAGGAGACCGGTGAGACTTATAGAAGAGTTATAGCTGCTTGCCTACGGCCTCTGGAACACTTCACCCTGAAACTAGCTGAAGGTCTAGAGTGTTCTTCAGCTGATAAGTCGATGCAACTATCTGACCAGTTAACTTCACCAACGGAACGGCTTGCTGTTCTAAAACtcaatgtctcattttttgaTGCTCAG CTGTGTGCATGGTGTGCTCGGGTTGTTGCTTCATTAACTTCAAGGTCGCGCAAGGAGGACAAATTTGGTGTTGCTCAACTCTCAGGGAGTAATGCTGCTGTAATCTCGACACTGCTATCTAGTTTGTTAGCTGTGGAAGCTCTCATGGGAAAGAAAACCAATGTACAGTCCGCGCATTTGATGGGTCCTGCTGGAATCAAATGGGCCACTGTCAACACTGGCAGAAGGGAGTCAACAGCAGGTGCAATGGGGAAAATAAGAGGGAGCCCTCTGTATGCGAAAGCTTATTCAATGGCTGATATCCTGAAAACTTCAATTTACTGCATTGCATCTGCTTTTCAGAATGAGATGCTGGGCAGTGGGAAAGCAGGGCTCCTTGAGAAGGAATGGATCATTAGCAGTAAACCGCTTTATGGAACTCAAGAGCTCCTCCTACACAAATTGAGACTTTTCTTGGACCACCAGGCAAACTAG
- the LOC125187412 gene encoding organic cation/carnitine transporter 1 isoform X1, with translation MDEEKHQLVGEKNVVGSKLQLTVDEVVEEYVGSFGFSQLVQVILVSLARIFDSHCTLVTIFTDAQPQSWRCIGRECGGTTAASVCGLKPGTWEWSGGSTSSTIAEWGLVCDRKFLAALPTSVYFLGSLIGSAVFGRLADGCLGRKRAVLASCLLTAATIFLTSFSPNIWIYSLLRFANGFSRAGIGICCLVLSTETIGRKWRGQVGQVGFFFFAAGFLSIPLIAYPTRTCWRTLYRIISILPLVYSIFILMPFVAESPRWLLVRGGSEEALDVLRRYARINGRELPPNLSLLEPSSTNEKMVSGKGENKASPIERLWNTRWAVRRMTMVMLTGFGIGFVYYGVQLNVENLNFNLYFTVAINAMMEIPAVFIGSVMLAFTNRRLLFSASAFLTGISCILCMIFSRTGDKNGSEISSKKRGSLPQLMIEAVGFMAASTAFDVLYIYCVELFPTNVRNFCVSMLRQSLMLGASISPLLVVFGRSSPSLSFLVFGVLSIISGFLSLWLPETRNSPLYETLEQQEEQEMLESESTDIGMEMGKNLQM, from the exons ATGGATGAGGAAAAACACCAACTTGTGGGAGAGAAAAATGTAGTAGGGAGTAAGCTGCAGCTTACAGTGGATGAGGTGGTGGAGGAATATGTGGGGTCGTTCGGATTCTCGCAGCTTGTGCAGGTAATCTTGGTGTCCCTGGCTAGGATATTCGATTCCCACTGCACCCTTGTCACCATCTTCACAGATGCTCAACCACAGTCATGGCGGTGCATTGGCCGCGAATGTGGTGGCACAACGGCTGCTTCTGTTTGTGGGTTGAAGCCGGGGACTTGGGAGTGGAGTGGTGGGAGTACAAGCTCCACCATTGCTGAATGGGGACTCGTGTGTGACCGTAAATTTCTCGCTGCTCTGCCAACGTCGGTTTACTTCCTTGGTTCCCTCATAG GCTCTGCAGTGTTTGGCCGCTTGGCAGATGGATGCTTAGGGCGGAAAAGAGCAGTGCTTGCTTCATGTCTCCTAACCGCTGCTACCATTTTCCTAACTTCCTTCTCCCCAAATATATGGATTTACTCTCTTCTCCGTTTTGCAAACGGGTTCTCCAGAGCAGGCATCGGTATATGCTGCCTGGTTCTCTCAACAGAAACCATTGGCCGGAAATGGCGCGGTCAAGTTGGCCAAGTTGGATTTTTCTTCTTTGCAGCGGGGTTTCTGTCTATCCCCCTGATAGCTTATCCGACCAGAACTTGTTGGAGAACTTTGTACAGGATTATTTCAATCCTTCCACTCGTTTACTCAATCTTTATACTAATGCCCTTTGTAGCAGAGTCTCCGAGGTGGCTACTCGTGAGGGGAGGAAGCGAAGAAGCTCTTGATGTGTTGAGGAGATATGCTAGAATCAATGGAAGAGAGTTGCCCCCGAATCTAAGTCTCCTGGAGCCATCATCTACGAATGAGAAAATGGTCTCGGGcaaaggagaaaataaagcCTCGCCTATTGAGAGACTGTGGAATACTAGATGGGCTGTGAGAAGGATGACAATGGTTATGCTCACAGGTTTTGGGATTGGTTTCGTTTACTATGGTGTTCAGCTCAACGTTGAAAACCTTAACTTTAACCTCTACTTTACTGTTGCCATAAACGCGATGATGGAGATCCCAGCTGTTTTCATAGGCAGTGTGATGCTCGCCTTCACAAACCGCCGCCTGCTCTTCTCTGCCTCAGCGTTTCTCACCGGAATTTCTTGCATCCTCTGCATGATTTTCTCAAGAACAGGAGACAAGAATGGAAGCGAGATATCATCAAAGAAAAGAGGAAGCTTACCTCAACTGATGATCGAGGCAGTTGGTTTCATGGCAGCTTCGACTGCATTTGATGTGCTGTACATCTACTGCGTGGAGCTGTTCCCTACAAACGTGAGGAACTTCTGTGTTTCCATGTTGAGGCAGTCATTGATGCTGGGGGCCTCGATTTCTCCCCTGCTGGTTGTGTTTGGGAGATCGAGCCCGTCTCTTTCTTTCCTTGTATTTGGGGTTCTGTCCATAATCAGTGGCTTTCTGAGCTTGTGGCTCCCCGAAACCAGGAATTCTCCTCTCTATGAAACTCTGGAGCAACAAGAAGAGCAAGAAATGTTAGAATCCGAGTCTACAGATATTGGAATGGAAATGGGCAAGAACCTGCAAATGTAA
- the LOC125187412 gene encoding organic cation/carnitine transporter 1 isoform X2 translates to MDEEKHQLVGEKNVVGSKLQLTVDEVVEEYVGSFGFSQLVQSWRCIGRECGGTTAASVCGLKPGTWEWSGGSTSSTIAEWGLVCDRKFLAALPTSVYFLGSLIGSAVFGRLADGCLGRKRAVLASCLLTAATIFLTSFSPNIWIYSLLRFANGFSRAGIGICCLVLSTETIGRKWRGQVGQVGFFFFAAGFLSIPLIAYPTRTCWRTLYRIISILPLVYSIFILMPFVAESPRWLLVRGGSEEALDVLRRYARINGRELPPNLSLLEPSSTNEKMVSGKGENKASPIERLWNTRWAVRRMTMVMLTGFGIGFVYYGVQLNVENLNFNLYFTVAINAMMEIPAVFIGSVMLAFTNRRLLFSASAFLTGISCILCMIFSRTGDKNGSEISSKKRGSLPQLMIEAVGFMAASTAFDVLYIYCVELFPTNVRNFCVSMLRQSLMLGASISPLLVVFGRSSPSLSFLVFGVLSIISGFLSLWLPETRNSPLYETLEQQEEQEMLESESTDIGMEMGKNLQM, encoded by the exons ATGGATGAGGAAAAACACCAACTTGTGGGAGAGAAAAATGTAGTAGGGAGTAAGCTGCAGCTTACAGTGGATGAGGTGGTGGAGGAATATGTGGGGTCGTTCGGATTCTCGCAGCTTGTGCAG TCATGGCGGTGCATTGGCCGCGAATGTGGTGGCACAACGGCTGCTTCTGTTTGTGGGTTGAAGCCGGGGACTTGGGAGTGGAGTGGTGGGAGTACAAGCTCCACCATTGCTGAATGGGGACTCGTGTGTGACCGTAAATTTCTCGCTGCTCTGCCAACGTCGGTTTACTTCCTTGGTTCCCTCATAG GCTCTGCAGTGTTTGGCCGCTTGGCAGATGGATGCTTAGGGCGGAAAAGAGCAGTGCTTGCTTCATGTCTCCTAACCGCTGCTACCATTTTCCTAACTTCCTTCTCCCCAAATATATGGATTTACTCTCTTCTCCGTTTTGCAAACGGGTTCTCCAGAGCAGGCATCGGTATATGCTGCCTGGTTCTCTCAACAGAAACCATTGGCCGGAAATGGCGCGGTCAAGTTGGCCAAGTTGGATTTTTCTTCTTTGCAGCGGGGTTTCTGTCTATCCCCCTGATAGCTTATCCGACCAGAACTTGTTGGAGAACTTTGTACAGGATTATTTCAATCCTTCCACTCGTTTACTCAATCTTTATACTAATGCCCTTTGTAGCAGAGTCTCCGAGGTGGCTACTCGTGAGGGGAGGAAGCGAAGAAGCTCTTGATGTGTTGAGGAGATATGCTAGAATCAATGGAAGAGAGTTGCCCCCGAATCTAAGTCTCCTGGAGCCATCATCTACGAATGAGAAAATGGTCTCGGGcaaaggagaaaataaagcCTCGCCTATTGAGAGACTGTGGAATACTAGATGGGCTGTGAGAAGGATGACAATGGTTATGCTCACAGGTTTTGGGATTGGTTTCGTTTACTATGGTGTTCAGCTCAACGTTGAAAACCTTAACTTTAACCTCTACTTTACTGTTGCCATAAACGCGATGATGGAGATCCCAGCTGTTTTCATAGGCAGTGTGATGCTCGCCTTCACAAACCGCCGCCTGCTCTTCTCTGCCTCAGCGTTTCTCACCGGAATTTCTTGCATCCTCTGCATGATTTTCTCAAGAACAGGAGACAAGAATGGAAGCGAGATATCATCAAAGAAAAGAGGAAGCTTACCTCAACTGATGATCGAGGCAGTTGGTTTCATGGCAGCTTCGACTGCATTTGATGTGCTGTACATCTACTGCGTGGAGCTGTTCCCTACAAACGTGAGGAACTTCTGTGTTTCCATGTTGAGGCAGTCATTGATGCTGGGGGCCTCGATTTCTCCCCTGCTGGTTGTGTTTGGGAGATCGAGCCCGTCTCTTTCTTTCCTTGTATTTGGGGTTCTGTCCATAATCAGTGGCTTTCTGAGCTTGTGGCTCCCCGAAACCAGGAATTCTCCTCTCTATGAAACTCTGGAGCAACAAGAAGAGCAAGAAATGTTAGAATCCGAGTCTACAGATATTGGAATGGAAATGGGCAAGAACCTGCAAATGTAA
- the LOC125190387 gene encoding probable carboxylesterase 18, whose product MSNGKRESGAVALPVLTRLKLFVSELITYLTTRSDGSLNRRLFNLLDLKASAPSTKLINAIHVTTSDITVDPSRNLWFRLFTPATSTSAPVPLIVYFHGGGFTKYAPDSKVFDHLCSHLAAHVPAVVASVNYRLAPDHKHPSQYEDGFDVLRFIDARPHLVNADIGRCFVGGDSAGGNIAHHVTVRAVEEVEQFGMLRIVGLLGLQPFFGGEERTDSEVRLTKVPGRMDRYWRDFLPEGADRDHPAANVCGTGRDVTHLRFPPCLVVVGGRDPLQDWQRRYVEWLRTCGKPVFVVHYPNAFHAFYAFPELPDFHLLLQDVASFVREQLNSY is encoded by the coding sequence ATGAGTAATGGGAAGAGAGAATCGGGTGCAGTGGCACTGCCAGTGTTGACAAGATTGAAGCTGTTTGTGTCGGAGCTGATTACATATCTGACGACCCGCTCCGACGGCAGCCTGAACCGCCGCCTCTTCAACCTCCTCGACTTGAAAGCCTCAGCACCATCCACCAAGCTCATCAACGCCATTCACGTCACCACTTCCGACATCACAGTGGACCCCTCCCGCAATCTCTGGTTCCGCCTCTTCACCCCGGCCACCTCCACCTCCGCTCCCGTCCCCTTGATCGTCTACTTCCACGGCGGCGGATTCACCAAATACGCCCCCGACTCCAAGGTCTTCGACCACCTCTGCAGCCACCTAGCCGCCCACGTCCCCGCAGTCGTCGCCTCCGTCAACTACCGCCTCGCCCCCGACCACAAGCACCCCAGCCAGTACGAGGACGGCTTCGACGTCCTCAGATTCATCGACGCCCGCCCCCACCTCGTCAATGCCGACATTGGGAGGTGCTTTGTTGGAGGGGACAGTGCGGGTGGGAACATAGCTCATCATGTCACGGTTAGAGCGGTTGAGGAAGTGGAGCAGTTTGGTATGCTGAGGATCGTTGGATTGCTTGGGCTGCAGCCCTTTTTCGGAGGCGAGGAACGCACCGACTCAGAGGTGAGGCTGACCAAGGTGCCGGGGCGGATGGATAGATACTGGAGGGACTTTCTGCCGGAGGGGGCGGATAGAGACCACCCTGCGGCTAATGTGTGTGGCACTGGCAGAGATGTGACCCACCTCCGGTTTCCGCCTTGTTTGGTGGTTGTTGGAGGGCGTGATCCGCTGCAGGATTGGCAGAGACGCTATGTTGAGTGGCTGAGGACTTGTGGGAAACCAGTTTTTGTGGTTCACTATCCAAATGCATTCCATGCTTTCTATGCATTTCCCGAGCTGCCCGACTTTCATCTCTTGCTTCAGGATGTTGCAAGCTTTGTCCGGGAACAACTCAACTCCTATTGA